In Paralcaligenes sp. KSB-10, the following are encoded in one genomic region:
- a CDS encoding LysR family transcriptional regulator, whose translation MVNLIHFDIQSLRFFLYAAQAGSLTKAAERSHMTTSALSKRISELEKAIGCPLFVRLPRGLALTPAGQNLTEHVQSLLNGVNRMALDMNDYALGMRGHVRIWANTSAIIQFLPIDLAALMEQHPGIRIILEEKVSEEAVNAVAHGIADIGIFAGYVSSLSLEKRLYRRDQLVVLVPPNHPLAKRDTVDFADTLDYDFVGLNEGSSLLSRMHSAAAALERVLKLRVQVASFDAICRMIEAGLGIGVLPRGSVRQEILGAGLRAIPLSDGWASRSLWLGVRNVKELPPEALHVLNFLAQRHANVQPEPQIDASSE comes from the coding sequence ATGGTCAATCTAATTCATTTCGATATCCAATCCTTGCGATTTTTTTTATATGCAGCTCAGGCAGGCAGCCTTACCAAGGCGGCCGAACGCTCACACATGACTACGTCGGCACTGAGCAAGCGCATTTCCGAGCTGGAAAAAGCCATAGGCTGCCCCTTGTTCGTGCGCCTGCCGCGCGGCCTGGCACTGACGCCGGCAGGCCAGAACTTGACGGAACATGTGCAGAGTCTGTTGAATGGCGTCAATCGCATGGCCTTGGACATGAATGACTACGCGCTGGGCATGCGCGGCCACGTGCGTATCTGGGCCAATACATCGGCCATCATCCAGTTCCTGCCCATCGATCTTGCCGCCCTTATGGAACAACACCCGGGCATCCGCATCATTCTCGAAGAAAAAGTCAGTGAAGAGGCGGTCAACGCGGTTGCCCATGGTATTGCGGATATCGGCATCTTTGCTGGCTACGTATCTTCTCTTTCCCTTGAAAAACGGCTATATCGGCGCGATCAGCTCGTCGTGCTGGTCCCGCCAAATCATCCCCTGGCGAAGCGGGACACCGTCGATTTCGCCGACACGCTGGACTATGATTTCGTGGGCCTGAATGAAGGCAGTTCCCTGTTGAGCCGAATGCACAGCGCGGCCGCCGCCCTGGAACGAGTTCTGAAGTTGCGTGTCCAGGTTGCCAGCTTCGACGCCATATGCCGCATGATCGAAGCCGGACTGGGCATAGGCGTGCTGCCGCGCGGCTCGGTCCGTCAGGAAATACTGGGGGCGGGGCTGCGCGCCATACCGCTTTCGGACGGCTGGGCCTCGCGCAGCTTGTGGCTGGGTGTCCGAAACGTCAAGGAACTACCCCCCGAAGCCTTGCATGTCCTGAACTTTCTGGCGCAGCGTCATGCAAACGTTCAACCGGAACCGCAGATAGATGCGTCGTCGGAATGA
- a CDS encoding CaiB/BaiF CoA-transferase family protein, with protein sequence MLKPLSGIRVLELGQLIAGPFAAKILGEFGAEIIKIEPPKTGDPLRKWRLLHDDTSVWWEVQSRNKQSVTLDLRQPEGQDVVRKLAKTTDILIENFRPGTLENWGLGWEALHAINPGLIMLRVSGYGQTGPYRDRPGFGVVGEAMGGLRHLSGEPGRPPVRVGVSIGDSLSALHGVIGALLALRHREQNGGEGQSIDVALYESVFNMMESLLPEYSVFNAIRQPSGSSLPGITPSNAYVCADGKYALVAGNGDSIFKRLMTVIDRGDMAENPAYAQNDGRAQHAQAIDAAIEAWTRTHTLEEVLERLHEARIPAGRIYDIADICADPHYQARDMILESRLDDGTPVKLPGIVPKLSATPGTVERKAPKLGQDTERVLTALGIDADTQRDWTSRGII encoded by the coding sequence ATGCTCAAACCTTTAAGCGGAATTCGCGTACTCGAACTCGGTCAGCTCATAGCCGGCCCGTTCGCCGCCAAGATACTGGGCGAATTCGGCGCTGAAATCATCAAGATCGAGCCGCCCAAGACCGGCGACCCCCTGCGCAAATGGCGCCTGCTGCATGACGACACCTCGGTCTGGTGGGAAGTCCAGTCGCGCAACAAGCAATCGGTTACCCTGGACCTGCGTCAGCCCGAAGGTCAGGACGTCGTGCGCAAACTGGCCAAGACCACCGATATCCTGATCGAGAACTTCCGCCCCGGCACTCTGGAAAACTGGGGCCTGGGCTGGGAAGCGCTGCATGCCATCAATCCGGGGCTGATCATGCTGCGCGTCTCCGGCTACGGGCAGACCGGCCCCTATCGCGATCGGCCCGGCTTTGGCGTCGTGGGCGAGGCCATGGGCGGCCTGCGCCACCTTAGCGGCGAACCCGGCCGGCCACCCGTGCGCGTCGGAGTCTCCATCGGCGATTCGCTATCGGCCCTGCATGGCGTCATTGGCGCGCTGCTTGCGCTGCGCCATCGCGAGCAGAATGGGGGCGAAGGCCAATCCATCGATGTCGCCCTGTACGAGTCGGTATTCAACATGATGGAAAGCCTGCTGCCGGAGTACTCGGTCTTCAACGCCATTCGACAGCCCTCGGGCAGCAGCCTGCCGGGCATCACACCCAGCAACGCCTACGTATGCGCCGATGGTAAATACGCTCTGGTGGCCGGCAATGGCGACAGCATTTTCAAGCGGCTGATGACCGTCATCGATCGCGGCGATATGGCGGAAAACCCGGCCTACGCCCAAAACGACGGGCGCGCGCAGCATGCGCAGGCCATCGACGCCGCCATCGAAGCCTGGACTCGAACGCATACCCTGGAGGAAGTTCTGGAGCGCCTGCACGAGGCGCGCATCCCCGCCGGGCGCATCTACGACATTGCCGATATTTGCGCGGATCCGCACTACCAGGCACGCGACATGATCCTCGAGAGCCGGCTCGATGATGGCACACCGGTCAAGCTGCCCGGCATCGTTCCCAAACTCAGTGCCACTCCCGGCACGGTCGAGCGCAAAGCCCCCAAACTCGGGCAGGACACCGAACGCGTGCTGACGGCGCTGGGCATCGACGCCGACACGCAACGCGACTGGACCAGCCGCGGCATTATCTGA
- a CDS encoding hydroxymethylglutaryl-CoA lyase: MQKTRLYLHEVATRDGFQNEGVFIPTDEKVALIDALSDCGYAKIEATSFTSPRAIPALRDAEEVMHRIVRKPGVEYTVLVPNVRGAERALSCGVDEINLVMSVSETHNRANLRMTRDASFEQLKAVADSVKGSELAINVSLSTVFGCPMEGDIEADDVLSWVDRYARLDVRGITLCDTTGMAYPSQVEALLKDVKTRFPSLMLTAHFHNTRGLGLANVLAAINAGIDRFDASLGGLGGCPYAPGASGNICTEELVHMLELMGYDTGVSLQHCLACSAELPRLVGHDIPSQILKAGPRLALHPAPDYVRDLEKPQVR, from the coding sequence ATGCAGAAAACCCGTCTCTACCTACACGAAGTCGCCACACGCGACGGATTCCAGAACGAAGGCGTATTCATTCCCACCGACGAAAAAGTGGCATTGATCGACGCGCTGAGCGATTGCGGCTACGCCAAGATCGAGGCCACTTCGTTTACCTCGCCGCGCGCCATACCGGCCTTGCGCGATGCCGAAGAAGTCATGCACCGCATCGTGCGCAAGCCCGGCGTCGAATACACCGTGCTGGTGCCCAATGTGCGCGGCGCCGAACGCGCCCTGTCCTGCGGCGTGGATGAAATCAACCTGGTCATGTCGGTCAGCGAAACACACAATCGCGCCAACCTGCGCATGACACGCGACGCCTCCTTCGAGCAATTGAAAGCTGTGGCCGATAGTGTCAAAGGCAGCGAGCTGGCCATCAATGTGTCGCTGTCGACGGTGTTCGGCTGCCCGATGGAAGGCGATATCGAAGCCGACGACGTATTGTCGTGGGTGGACCGCTACGCGCGCCTGGATGTGCGCGGCATTACGCTTTGCGACACCACCGGCATGGCTTATCCCTCGCAGGTGGAAGCCCTGCTGAAAGACGTCAAGACACGCTTCCCGTCATTGATGTTGACGGCCCATTTCCACAATACCAGGGGCCTGGGGCTGGCCAATGTGCTGGCGGCCATCAACGCCGGCATCGACCGCTTCGACGCGTCGCTGGGCGGCCTGGGCGGCTGCCCCTATGCGCCCGGCGCTTCAGGGAATATATGCACCGAGGAACTGGTGCACATGCTGGAACTGATGGGCTACGACACCGGCGTATCGCTGCAACACTGCCTTGCCTGCAGCGCCGAACTGCCGCGCCTGGTCGGGCATGATATTCCCAGCCAGATACTGAAGGCAGGGCCGCGCCTGGCCTTGCATCCGGCCCCGGATTACGTGCGCGACCTGGAAAAGCCGCAAGTGCGTTGA
- a CDS encoding VOC family protein, producing MIDHLDHIVLTCADADACKDFYTRVMGMTLEVFGAGRLAFKFGNQKINLHVQGREFEPKAHRPMPGALDLCLIASIPLDEVMAHLRIENWPIIEGPVMRTGAIQKIRSIYVRDPDLNLIEISEPFP from the coding sequence ATGATTGACCACCTGGACCACATCGTTCTGACCTGTGCCGATGCAGACGCCTGCAAGGACTTTTACACCCGCGTCATGGGCATGACACTGGAAGTCTTTGGCGCGGGCCGGCTGGCCTTCAAGTTCGGCAATCAGAAAATCAACCTTCATGTACAGGGGCGCGAATTTGAGCCCAAGGCTCATCGGCCCATGCCAGGGGCGCTTGATCTGTGCCTGATTGCATCGATACCCCTGGACGAGGTCATGGCCCATTTAAGGATTGAAAATTGGCCAATTATTGAAGGGCCGGTCATGCGTACCGGCGCAATTCAAAAAATCCGCTCCATTTATGTTCGCGATCCGGATTTGAATCTGATCGAAATTTCAGAGCCCTTCCCCTAA
- a CDS encoding tripartite tricarboxylate transporter substrate binding protein, producing MKTRLYKLGMCVGFALIGSSAHAGSYPDRPITLIVPSAPGGTTDVSARAVAQNLAKILGQPVVVENKPGASGNIGNAFVSRAKPDGYTLLLSYSGYHTGNPALFKTLTWDPVKDFTPIAEVSTAPHVIVVPNTLKVSTLKDFLALAKSEPGKLNYASSGAGSIQHLGTEQLKQLTGINMLHVPYKGAGPAMQDLLAGQVQLFITTPPSVIGQIKAGRVKALAIASDTRHPMLPDVPTTAEAGLPNYKLEAWFAVFGPAHMPPDVTAILTKALKKVVADKSYKANMESQGAYAKYLPPDQLEAEVKSDIKHWQQVIKTAGIKPL from the coding sequence ATGAAAACACGCTTGTATAAACTCGGCATGTGCGTCGGCTTTGCGCTAATAGGATCCAGCGCACATGCCGGGTCCTATCCCGACCGTCCTATTACCTTGATTGTTCCATCCGCGCCTGGCGGTACAACCGACGTGTCCGCACGCGCCGTTGCCCAGAACCTGGCAAAAATCCTTGGCCAGCCTGTTGTCGTCGAAAACAAGCCTGGAGCAAGTGGGAACATAGGAAATGCCTTCGTGAGTCGAGCCAAGCCCGACGGCTATACTTTATTGCTGTCGTACTCGGGCTATCACACAGGCAACCCGGCTCTTTTCAAAACCTTGACGTGGGACCCGGTCAAAGACTTCACCCCTATCGCCGAAGTATCCACCGCCCCACACGTTATCGTTGTGCCCAACACACTCAAGGTTTCAACCTTGAAGGACTTCCTGGCCCTGGCAAAATCGGAACCGGGCAAACTGAATTATGCATCGTCGGGCGCGGGTTCGATTCAACACTTGGGCACCGAACAGCTCAAGCAACTGACCGGAATAAACATGCTCCATGTGCCCTACAAGGGCGCCGGCCCCGCCATGCAGGACCTGCTTGCCGGGCAAGTCCAGTTATTCATTACCACTCCTCCGTCTGTCATAGGGCAGATCAAGGCCGGACGCGTGAAGGCCCTGGCGATTGCGAGCGACACCCGCCACCCCATGCTGCCGGACGTGCCGACAACGGCCGAGGCGGGCCTGCCCAATTACAAGCTCGAAGCCTGGTTCGCGGTATTCGGACCCGCCCATATGCCTCCAGATGTCACGGCGATCCTGACCAAAGCGCTAAAAAAGGTCGTTGCCGACAAGAGTTACAAGGCCAATATGGAATCGCAAGGAGCCTATGCCAAGTATCTGCCGCCCGATCAGTTGGAGGCAGAGGTCAAATCGGATATCAAGCATTGGCAGCAAGTGATCAAAACGGCGGGCATCAAGCCTTTGTAA